DNA from Phocoena phocoena chromosome 1, mPhoPho1.1, whole genome shotgun sequence:
CGGATCCGCTTCTCTGTCAGTCGGTGGCCTCCTCTGCCCTGTCTTTCCCAGGTCCTCCCTGAGACGGGGGCCGGGGAGGGTGGCCCAGGGAGGAAGGTGGACACGACGCTCGAAGCGCCGCAGCTGCCCCTGGACGCTGGAGGCCCCGGAGCACAGGTGAGGCCGGGCCAGGTGCGAAGGCAGCGCGTGGCTGGTCTCAGCTCGAGGGGATTTGCTtcaaacagaaggaagaaaacgtGCCTGAACCAGAGCACCACGACGTGTAGCCTGGATTCAGACCTCACCCGTGAACTTAGCTGCGACTGGGCAGCTCTGGGCTTCGGGAGGGCTTGGGAAGTGCGTCCTGCCGCCCTGGCCGCTGCTTGTCTCTCACTGACCTCTGTCCTCAGGTCCCGCTACACAGACCGGAAGCCACTGGGGTCCCTGGTCAGCCGGCCAGCCCCATGCAGCCGTCCGATCACAGCTACGCCCTTTTGGACTTAGACGCTCTGAAAAAAAAACTCTTCCTGAcgctaaaggaaaatgaaaagctcCGCAGGCGCCTGAAGGCCCAGAGGCTGGTGATGAGGAAGATGTCCAGTCGCCTGCGTGCCTGCGGCGTGGGGCAGCCCGGACTCCAGGCCAGGCTGTGGCCGGGGCAGCAGAGCTGAGCCCGCCAGATGGGCCTTTTCCGCGGAGCCGCCGGGAGGAGGGGCAGTGGTCTCGGGGCTCTGGCCGTGGGCGGACCTTTCAGTCGTGCCCTGACATTCGCCGGGTTCCACCTATTGTGAACTGTAGTGGCCTCAggctgggaggggcggggccgtGAGCGCAAGCTGGGCGAGCATCCCTGGAACCCACAGCCCGAGGAGCCATCCTGGGCCAGTGTGGCTGACCCTCCCCAACGGGGAGGAAACGCGTTTCCttgaggggcagctgggcccagggGGGCCGTAGGGCGCTGGCACTCTCCAAGGCAGCGAGTGGCCCCCTGTCGCCTGGACGGCCGGCTCTCTAAGTGGCTGAGGCTGGCTTCTGTCCTGGGAGCGCCTCCCTGCCCGGCCAGGTGTGAGTGAGCAACGTAATAAAGTGTCTTCCTACAAGCGCTGCGCGTTTCCTCCTTCAGTTAAGAACAAGGGAGCGCTGGCTTGGGGTTCCCTCTCCTGCCGTGCCTGCCTGCTTCTGACACTGCCTGCCTGCTTCCTGTTGAAGAGCCAGCAGGGCGTGACCAGCTCTGACTACCAAAAAAAAGGTGCCTTTAAAGAAAACAGGAATCCTGGCCTATGTGATCTCCTAACTTGGACTCTTGTTTCTCAGGCAAATGTGTGACACAGAAAACTGGTCCCCGTGGTTCAAACCATGGTTTGAACGTAGGCATAAAGGGCGGCACGAGGCTTGTGAGGAGGGGGCACATCCCTCATTTCGCTCACTCCTGACGCGAACAGACGCACCGAAACACTGCCCCTGGCTTTCAGGAAAGGTTTATTGTGGTAAGAGAGTGTCCCCTGTACAGTGACCCGCCCGCCGGGCAGGGACACAGGCTGCGGCCGAGGTCGCACTCCGCTAACGCGACAGTTATTGCATGATGTACATTCAGAGCGGCAGCTCGCAGGAAACCTTTTTAAAGTGGAGATAGATAAATAGTACAGAACTGGACAACCTGAACTGAGTTTTAAAAGTGGAGGAAGGGGGTTATGAGTGATTTCTCCGGTACCAACGTCAGGAGTGAAGCCTGATTTTGACAGTAGCTGCGGAGAGGCTGTCAGAACCACCACCAGCCAGGGCTCTGCTCCTCCGGTAACTGTTCACAGGCCAGGCTGTGCAGGAGGCTCCTGGTCCTGAAATGCTATGCATCCACCAAAGAGGCAAGTGAAGGAGGGGGTCCTGGGAGCAGACACCCCAAAAGGGGTCCCGGCGAGGAAGAGCTGGACTGGCCAGGCGTGGGAGCAGCTGCGCCTCCTCCTGGCGGCGAGCAGGAGCGGCGCCCGCCGGAGCCCTGCGTCCCCTTCTCCTCCTGAACCCCGCGCTCTAGTGGGGCTGAGCTgtgtggggcggggcgggaggcATCGCGTTTTCCGGCGAGGACACGGGTGGCTCCTGGGACCCGGAGTTCCACCCTCTGTCCCAAGCCAGGTGCCAGTGGAATGGCTTGAGTtctgggaggggaaaaaaagagactaaTTTCCAAAACCATTTGTTCTCAGATAAAAAGCAGATTTATAAACCCACACAATCCTCTCCAGATTCACTTAGTGATATTTCAGCAGGAAAAGGTGGTTTTCAGGAAGCTGACCGAACAGATGCTCACTTGATTTGGAGATTCTGCTCGTGGGGACTCCTTCCTTCCATTTCGTTTTCCACGTTCAGTGTGGATTTCAGGAAAAGTAGTTCACAGTCCTGTGCGTGAGGGCAAGGTGTTCATAAGTACCTCACGGCAGACCAAGAGCTACTGGGGGGGTTGCAGCCGGCACACGTGCTGAGGAACCCGGGGAGGgacctggaggctccaggggcccAGGGCCCTTCCTGGCAGGACATGATCCTTGGGAACAGACACGGGCGTGCTGTGGTTCCGGTCCAGGTGGGACTGCCTCAGCCCTACCGACAGCACCCGGAAAGCGGGGTGCCTGCGGGTGCCTTCACATAATCGATAGAGTGCCGCcttctgcagaaatacaaaataaacacatcTGACGTCTGAAGTTTTTTCCTGTTTCCAAATTTGTAGACTCCCAGGGAAAGGTTTTTTTGTAGCCTCGTTTAAATCTGGTTTCTCAAGCAGTTTATCCATCGGTATCAATTCTGTGAGctgtaaaagaaaagacaaactcAGGGCGTCCGAAGGCAACTGCTTCCACGCCTTCTTTCCACTTCGGGGGTTTGGCCATCACCAGACCAGAGGCTGCCGGCCCGCAGCTGAGCGGAGTACAAGCCGCTGACAATCGCCTGGTTCAGCACACAAACGAGCAGCGGCGTCTGCTTCCCACGCAGCCGCCCAAGCTGCAGTTTCCGAGCACAGAGCTCACTCTAATTCCACCTGGGAGAGGGCTGACCCCTCCCTCGGGGCGCCGCTTCCCGGCTCCAAGCAGGTCGCGAGGCCCAAGCCTGCTGCTCTCCGGCAGGGGACGGGGAAGGCGGCCAGGGGCAGCTTACTCACACTGCTTTGGTATCCGGAGCGTCTCGCTGTCGAGCGCCATCACCTGATGCAGGACGCCTCGGAACTGGTAAAGCACTTTCAGGTTCTTCTCTTCACCCACACACGGGTCATAGAACCCAGGCAGCCCGGCCTGTAACGAGCAGACAGAGCAGACAGATTCTCACTCGAGGCGGTGGTTTAAAGCCCAGCAGCGCTGCCGTCTGCCGCCACCTGGAGGAGCAGCGTGGAAGGGCCTGGACTTGCCCTCGGGAGCGGCCCACAGCAGATGCAAACTTGGGAGCTTGAGGAAAAGAAACGAGAATTTCAAAAAGCTGCCTGTTGAGTCCCAGACGTCGCACTCCTAATAGGCCCCTTCTGCCACACTAACGGCACCTCTGTCTTCACAGAAGCCCCGCCGAGGTGGGGGGGCTAGCAGCCTGTTCAGGGAACGAGGGCTCTTTGGCCTGAGCTCCTCTGCGCTGTAACTCGCCTCCATCACCCACGCCCCGGGCCCCACCGCGAGCCTCAAACGTGCTACGGGCGACCTCATGCTCCTTCTGGAACGAGGCAAGGCATAAGCAGAGTGTGTGCTCCTGGGGGCAGGAGGTATGCTTTGCTTGCTGCTGTACCTGGCGCACGGTAGGGGCTCAATGATACCTGGCAGCGAACAGATGAAATCAAAGGCTCCAGTGTGGCTGTAACTTGGGTGCTGGGCAGCACCCGGCAGTGAGTGTGGCAGCACGCGAGGTTCCGCTGCAGTGAAACGGCCCCTTTGAGGGGCTGCCGTCCGTCCCTCTTCCCCAGACGCCCTTCCTGCCTGAACCCCAGGGCCCCCGAGCGCCCACCTTGGAGGCCTCTGTGAGGATGAGCTTGGAGTCCTTCACCAGGCACTGCAGGGGCACAGTCACGTCAATCACCTTCACCTTCTCGCTCTTCTTGCTCTTGTCGTTGACAAATTTCCCGTACCAGGCGTTGACGATGATGAGCCCTGAGGACGGGCCCGGTCAGGGTGGGGCGGCCGTGGCGGGCGGCCCCCTGTGCAGCCGGGCTGCAGGGACCACACGCTCCTGTGAGACCCCAGCGCCCACCCCGTCCCCAAAGAGGCCAGGCCTCCTTACCCATTCTGGACTCTTCGGCCTCGATTATTCTTCGGACAGATTCCTGCATCAGCTGAACCTGCAAAGAACAAGGATGCCACCCTCAGGGCCTCCCTGGGCTCCACCTCTGTTGAGAGCCACGGCTGCGTGCCCAGTGCCTGTCAGCCCTGCCCCATCCACTGTCCGTTTCTCCTGGACATCACTGCTATCATAGGTCATGGAAAAACAATTCActcaaagggaaggaagaggacaATCCCCACCACTTAAAAAAACCctcttatgggacttccctggtggggcagtggtgaagaacccgcctgccaatgcaggcgacacgggttccagccctggtccgggaagatcccacacgccacggagcaactaagcctgtgtgccacaactactgaagcccgtgcaccacaactactgagcccgcaagccacaactactgagcccgtgagccacaactactgaagcctgcgtgcccagagcctgtgctctgcaacaagagaagccacggcaatgagaagcccatgcaccgcaacgaagagcagccctcgctctctgcaactagagaaagccggcgcgcagcaaccaagacccaatgcggccaaaaaaaaagactaaatgacCAAGGAAGTTGTTGGGGAAGAAAAGCCTGAGACCTGAGGCCCCTGAGACCAGCATACAGGGTGTGAAGCGCTTCCCCCCACAGCTCTGGCTTAAGAAGCATGGGCTCGAAGAGAGCAGCCTGTGCCCTGCACGACAGGCAGAACAGTCCCAGAAGCCACGGAGCAAAGGACCTGCAGGGTGACGGTGATGCAGCACTTACAGCAGCTTCTGCCTCTTGTTTCTTCTGCAGGATGTCGGTGGCTGTGCTTTCCCTTTGCTTCTCCAGCTCCCTAATGCGAGAAAAAGAAGCCGCACGCGAGGAGCGCGGCGTTAGCGGCAGGGAGACAACAGGgcccctggctgggcctgcgcctGCAAACAGCCTGTGATCTTACTGAGCTCCCCGTTCTAGAACTTTAAACAGTATTTCCAAGATGAGCTCAAGTAAATCTGTTTATCCCAGACCTGTGTGGCTTCCCTGTTGTCCCCAGACGGCTCTCCCCGACCTCTTCCGCAGAGCACATGGGAAACCCAGCACTGTGGGAGGAGGGCTCCACACGGCAAGAATCGCAGGAAAGGGGTCAGCGGAGAAGGTGAGAATCACAGGAGATGCCACCAGCCTGGCATCATCACATGACCCTTCTGACAGGGACACTGCATACTACCTTAGACACATCCATGTACTTTGCCAGGGCAGCACACGCCTGTCCCATCAGACTTGACCCGGCACATTCTCTGCTCCAAGCCTGAAGTCTCCTGAGGCATTAGAACCCTGAGCTCTAATGAGTCAAAGGCTAGAGCGGCCCCAAGAGGAGAGTCCTGCCCTTCTCCCAGACTCTCTAAGCTCAACGAGTTATTAAATTAGATCATTGTAAAGTAACAAATCTAAACCACCTCTCAGATTTAATGTTATGCTAATGGCTTATCTATAAGAAACTGCAAAATAAATTACATCTCGATGACTTCTAAGACTATAGTTAACACACGCCTTGTATGTAAGAACTCAGAACCCAGTCCTCCCGAATTCAGTGCCAGGAAAAGAAATGGTTAGaatgagaagaaggaaaacttGTCATTTCTGTGGTCATGGTTTATAGTCCCAACAGTTTTGTAAACTAATTCTTTCTGAAAGTAGGAAATGTGGGTTAACAGTCGCACTACTAAGAACTCGCGACAAGAActagttaacatttactgaggacGTGCTGCGGACCAGACACCGCGGTAATAAGCACCGCAGGCGGACCAGCGCGTGTAGCCCCCCCGCCAGCCCTGCGGGGTAGCTtctgccccccccgcccccgcgccaCGGACGAGGAAGCTGAGCACACTGCGGCTCAGTGGGGTCCCCGCCACGCGCCGTGAACTCACTTCTCCTTCTGAGCCCGGAGGTAGGGTCCGATGACCAGGCGGTGCAGAGCGAAGTAGAGCACGAGGGGCCCCACGGTGGCATAGAACACGGCGCTGGGGAGCAGCTGGTCCGTCAGGTGAATGGGGAAGAAGTAGGTCTGACTGGCCCTGTTTAACCTGAAAACAGAACAAAGCCGAACGCCCACATGAGCCAGGTTCCCAGGGAAGGGAATGGGGTCTCAGCCCCAGGAAGAGAACCTCTCAATACACGGGactccaggaggaggaggagagcctGATGCTTCAAAGTCCACTCCCGGGTGGTCCCCTGTCCCAAGGTTTAGCCGCTGGATCTGATGTAAGTGACGGAAGAAAGGTCTCACTACTTGCTGACCACAAGCAACAGACTAACGCCCGACCAAAGTACCCGTGGCCGGAGGAGACAGGAGTGGCCGCTCCTCCAGGGGTCCTTTCTGCTTTCAGCGATGGCTGAGTAGTTCCTACTGGACCAATCATCCCACAGACATCAACTGTAAACTCTGGATCACACATAACAAACACCTTCAGGGACTGGATAGCAAGCAAGGGCAGAAGAACAGAACGGCACTGGTGAATttcctgatatttttttaaaaacagcttttagcCTGAAGGCCATTCTCAGTCTGTACCATATGGATgattaaaactggaaagaaatctGCAGTCCTATTGGACTGAAGAACCAGACCTCAGAGTTTGGGGCAACCATTGCAGCTGGGAAGAGGGGGTCCCCCAAAAGGAAAGTCCCAGGTGGGGAGTCCCGGGTTCtgtgtataaatgtgccacaggTCTCCAGCTGACCCCTGGTCTACCAGTGGCCGCCACACAGGTGAGTCCGAGTTTGCAGTCTGACTTCAGTCAAGTTAACGaccttctaaaaggaaaaaaagacaatgctTTTTGGAAAGACATAACAGAAAATAGAATTTCTACAATATATTGTTTGCAATACCCAGAATACAATACCGACTACTCTACGTAACCAAATACAAcgagagaaaaagaaaacgaaCAGAGACCGACCCCAGATGACCCAGATGTTGGAACCAGCAGATaggattttaaagcaactattttAACTCTGCTCGAAGACATAAAGTATTCACTGATGATTTAACAGCAGACTGGATATGAGAGAAGAGTCagtgaatttatagattaatataAACGATCTAAtatgaagaacaaagagaaaaaggactgaCAGCAAATGGGCAGAGCCTCGGAAACGTGTGAGACGACATCCAGAGGTTTAGCACACGAGTAATTAGGGCCCCGGAGAGGAGAGGATGGGGcagatatttaatattaaatatttaaagaattaaatggcCTAAAAGGTGCAAATTtgataattttacaaaaatacatacatagatTTACAGATGCAAGAAATTTAGCAAACCCCAAGCAGCATAAATACAACAAAACCACATGTAGGTCAGCAGTCAAAGTGCtgagaaacaaaagtgaaaaagttGAGTAGccaggaaaaaaccaaaaaaaccacacacattaCATGCAGGGTATGTTTCAAATGACCAACAACTTGCCAGGAACAAAGGGAGCCAGAAGACAGCAGAACACCTTGAGAGTACTGAGAGAGAACTCTGTTAACCCTGAATTCTATACCCAGGGATGGGACACTTCAATAATAATGAAAGCAACTCCAGAACTGATAGACACTCAAAACTAAAACaagaaatcaaacaacccaataataaaacagacaaaagatgTGAACAGAGATGTCACTAAAAAAAAGATATGGGtgtcaaataagcacatgaaaagatgctcagtaccTTAGatatgagggaaatgcaaatcaagaccacaacgATCTGCTAAAACAGCCGACACTAAAAAACACGACCCTACCAAGGGCTggggaggatgtgaagcaacGAATTCTCGGAGCCGCTGGTGGGAAAGTGAGATGAAGCCGCTACCCTGGAACACAGCTTGGTGCTTCTTATAAAGATCatgaatcaatgaaatagaaaacagatgaacaggggcttccctggcagcacgGTGGTGgagaatccacatgccaatgcaggcgacacgggttagagccctggtctgggaagatcccacacaccgcggagcaactaagcccgtgtgccacagctacggagcctgcgcgccacaactactgagcccacgtgccacaactactgaagcctacgaacctagagcccgtgctctgcaacaagagaagccaccgcaatgagaagcctgcacactgcaatgaagaggagcccccgctcgccgtgactagggaaagcctgcgcgcagcaacgaagacccaaataaataaatcatttatttatttaaaaaaaggaaacagataaacagagaaaatgaaagaaaccaaaagctggttctttgacactTGAAGCGCCTTAGCTAGACTGATAAAGAAAAACGTAGAAAGAACACAAATTAGCAACATTAGGAATGAAGAGACATCATCTATAAATAACTACTGACATCAAAAGGGTAAGGGGGTATCAAGAGCATGCTAACAAATTTGAcacagatgaaatggacaaatcccttgaaaaacacaaattaacaACACTGGCGTAGGATGAAAcagagagagtaaatcctaagagttctcatcacaaggaaaaaaaattgttttttctatttaattctgtatctatatgagatggtagatgttcactaaatgtaccgtggtaatcatttcatgatgtacgtaagtcaaatcattataccgtgcaccttaaacttatatagtgctgtattGTCAGTGATATCTcaataaactggaagaaaaaaagatgaaacagaaaattagaagagccctatatttataaaataaattgaattcatTATCAAAAATACTCCTACAAAGAAAATTCAGGCTCAGTTGATTTCATTGGTAAATTCTAtgaaacacagggaaaaaaaataccattcttacacaaattctttcagaaaatagaggagggaacaattcctaactcattttatcaGGCTGGCATAACTCAGTCCAAAACCtgacaaatatatgataaaaagaaaattataatcagCATCCCTTaaaaatatagattcaaaaattctTAGTAAGAGAACAGCAAATCAAAtcaagcaatatataaaaagtattatatGTCATGATCCAGTGGAATTTTCCTCCACAATTTTCCTGTAAGGTTGGTTGAACGTTCAGCAATTACCGTGATTCATCAAATAAACAGAACATAAAAGTTAGCAATTGCTGACCTGAGGTGCCTTCTAGTAAAACTTTGGTTTATTTACCAATACAATTTGGACAATTCAGCCTGTTGGTAACAGGAAACCTGGCTGAAGTGAAAATGTTTCTTTCCAAAGAGGCAGGGTGGCATCCTTGGGATAAGAATTCAATTCAGATCATGTCACGTAACGTCGGCAGTGGAGGAGTGTTTAAGGCAGATACAGAGTCGCAGAGAACTGTGCCTCGTCGGTGGTCCCgacgtgggggtggggaggagaagggactGGGACGCAGGGGACCAGACGGCTCCCTGCACCCTTCATTAAATCTCGGGCGTCCTCAAATCTCATCTGAGAGGAGAGGTGCCTGATGCCAGCTCTGGCTTCGGCTCCGGGGCTGAGACGTGGTCTGCTTCCTCTCGCTCACCAAGTCCCTCTTCAGTGCCAGGCTGTGTTCCAGGTGGCAGGAGTACAGAGAATAACTAAACGGACTAAGTTAAAGCGCTTCTGATGAGGGGCAGCGGGGGATGGATGGCCTGTCTGGGATGAGGTGAGGGCCGCTAAGTTTTCACAGGGCGATGACGGCAATCGGGTGACACGCGCAGAGACCGGAGGGCACCGAAGGAACCAGCCACGTGGTTACCGGGGACTGAGGAACGGCAGATGCTAAGCCCAGAAGCAGAAGCAGGCTCGGCGTGGTCCCGGggcagccagtgtggctggagtggggcgaccagggggcagagaggacagtgagaggccagatCGCAGAGGGTCCTGAGGACTCCGGCTTTTGCCCTGAGTCGAGGGAGTCGCTGAGGGCTTTAAGCAGAAGGCTGACATACACTGGCTTAGATTTTAAAAGACTGTCTGTGTGGAGAAAAGTGTCCCAAGGGTGAAGGAGATCAGTCAGGAGGACACTAGTAATTCCACGAGACGGTGGCCGCAGAGGTTGTGAGAAATGGTCAGATTGAGGATGTGCTTTCAGACGAGAGCCAAGAGGATTCCGAGATACACTCAGTTTGGAGTGTGGGGAAAGGGTGGTGAAGGTGAGCTCCAGGGTTCTGGACAGAACCCATGGAAAGATGGAGCACTGAGATGGGGAGACTCCAGACACGGCAGGCTTTGAAGGGCACATGTGACCGAGGGCAGGGGGAGGACCGGGGCTGCAGATGTGACATGGGGATGCTGTGAGGTATCTGAGGAGAGATTTGGGAAAGGACGAGGGATCTATGAGCTGGAGGCCTGTGGGGAGCGCCAAGCTGGAGCTAGAACTGTGAGCGTCCCCGGAGCCCGATGCTACTGAAGCCAGGATGCCAGATCAGACCGCCGGGGGTAAGTCTAGGCCGACCAGGGCCCGACAGTGGGGCCTCCGCTTAGAGGCAACCAGCCAGTCAGGTGAAGCCAGAGGCAGCTCGGCGAGGCCGGCAGGCGGGGGAGACGGGGTCCGTGTGCAGGCGGGAAGGATCTGGTAGAGAGAACCCGAAGCTGCTGTGCCGGGGACCACGCAGTACACGTCACACTGTGAGGGCCGCAGCCGGGTGGGAGAGCGGGCGTGCGGGGCCCGCACCCGGGCCATCGGGGAGGCAGAGGGTGGTAAGAGACAGGCGGGGCGGGAGACGGGCCGGGGGGCACAGGGAGGTTCTCTGAGGCAGAGACTCAGACCTCACTGAGCGAACGTCGGGCTTTTGGACTCCTTGACATTTGCTTACACGCCCAGACAGAAGCAACCGCATCTCTAAGAACAGAATCACAAAGCAAAGTCTCCTCCTTCCTTAAAGTAGGTAAAGCCCAGGTGAGTTACAAGGTGCCAGATAATCCCTGGCCAGAAAGACGAGTTCAACATACTTGACTTTGAGAGAAACTCCCTGCGGGACTCCAACGCTGACAGCTGCACCTAAAACGCTGTGCCTGGAGATCTTCCTCTCTGCTCCGTACTCCACGACCGTCCCGAAGAAGCCTGCCCTGCAGGAGCAGACCGCAGTGAGCGAGCAAGGGCCCCTCCGCTTCTGATCCCTCCTGGGTCCCTCCCAGTCACCACGGGCAACTGCCACTCGGGCCAGAGGCCGGGGCCCCTACCCCCAATTCTCTCTTGCCCTGCCAACCACCCACAGGGAGGACGTTCACCACTGACCCCTGGTCAATGAACAGAAGAGTCAGGACACCGGACCCTGGGCGCGACCGCGGGCAGCTTACGGTAACCAGCGCCACTGCCAGAAACCCCTACACAGATCAAGCGTGCTCCCGCGTCAGCCCGGCCAGGACTCACTTAAGGGATCCTTTCACGCGAGTCTGATCGTCATCCTGGAATTTGTGCTGATAGCTGATCAGCGCGAAGGAGTGAGGGATTCCAAGCtggggagacacagagggaagcaAGAAGGCAGCTGAAACTGAAGTAAGCAGGGTCGCCCTGTCCCACAAAGTGTGTGAAAATTTGCCAGTAGCCAATGTTTAAAAACTGGGAGATTTCAAATAAAAACCATTTTCTGACTTCCCATGAAAAACAGAAACTCCTGCACACCGAGCCTGCGCTCTCACAAGGGTAGCGGCTGCCCGCCAAAGGGCGGCTGCTGGCTCCCCGCGTTCCTGCCCGGCCACCGTGGCCCCGGCGCGCACGACTCTGCTGGGGCGCCACTTACTGACCACGGCTCTCTCCCACCCCGAGTCTGTGGGCTTCTCTCACCAGAAAGGTGAAAAGGGCCTTTTGCTTTAGGGCAGTTGGAACACAGCTCCCGTGGGGGCCTGAGAACAACAGTGTTCAACTCCTGAGTGTGGGTGGACAGAACTCGCCCTTCGGCCATGTGGGCGCTGGATTTGGGGGTGAGCAGGGGGAGGGCGGTCAGGGGCCcacagaggggctggaggagggtcCCCCTGGAGCTGTCCTCACCTGCAGGGCCACGGTGAAGTGGCTGGTTTTGGTGTCCCGGACGATGCTGGTGTTCATGGCCGACTGGATGCCCCAGCGCCACTGCAGGTAGCCCACCGTGTTCTTGTCCAGGTTCCGGGCCAGGACAGTGGTGAGGCCAGGCCGGATGCCACGGGATGAAAACTGCAGGGCACAGTTTGTCGTCACAAAGCTGgggggacacacagagagaaagggtCCTGGATGACAGTGGCCACAGCCGTGCTAGGCCCCGTCCTCTCCGCCAGCCCACACCCTGCTCGCCATCACTCCCACGGCTCCCCGCCCGCGATCCAGGGAATCTCTCCAGTTACCCACCCGCCAAATggcactccccacccccatcccattcCAACTTCAGCCAAAGAGGCACCTGCATGTCTGCGCTCCTAAACCAGCAGATCCAATCCTGTCGCAAGTCAGAGCCACCTGCGGAGGTTCCCAAGCTTGGCTACACGCTGGACTCACCTGGTGAATCTGAAAACGCCGATGGTCGGCTCCTGCCCCCAGGTGTGCTGATTTATAGACCTGGCGTGGGAAGAGCTAGCCAGGTGACGCAAACGTGCAGCCAGTCTTGAGAAGCCCTTCTCCAGGGCCCACCCCGGACCAACCAAGTCATTCTTTTTGGGTGGGGGCCCAGGCATCAGTGCCGTTTTCAAAGCTGCCCTTCCATCCTGATGTGCACCCAGGGCTGCAAAGTATTGACCGAAAGCTACTTGAGAAGCTAGCAAACCATCCCCCGAAAGGGCTCTGAAGTGGATTTCCGAGGGAGTCAGCCCCATCTTCTGGATAAAAAGGGGTATTTCACTTCAACAGCAAAGGAACTCACAGCACTTCACTCAAGCCGCTCAAAGACGAGCAAGCAGCTTGCCTCCAGCGAACAGCCGTCATACACTAGATGCCTGTTTCCTTCCTATGCTCTGGAGGCCTCGCTTGTGCCCCTAAAATAACAATACACTTGGTAACTCTGATGACATTTTCTCCTGTGCTCACAGACCTCTTCCCGAGGCCACGCGAATGAGGAATCAACTCCTTGCTCTGCAGAGACCCCCAACCCCACTTTGCCCCTTCGTCTGACACTCCAGCCGCACCGGCCAGCAGCCACACTCTCCCCTCGAGCCACACTCGGGTCCTTCGGGGGAGGcaagcagggagaggagagagaaagtcaCCCTGTGGCTTTTAAAGCAATCAAAACATAAACAATGAGATCTCTGTTTAATCAAAGTAATACGATTTCGTATATTTCTGGAGCGTgtcctagagagagagagagagagagagagagacagagagaaagagacagagag
Protein-coding regions in this window:
- the THAP3 gene encoding THAP domain-containing protein 3 isoform X1; this encodes MPKSCAARQCCNRYSNRRKQLTFHRFPFSRPELLKEWVLNIGRGDFEPKQHTVICSEHFRPECFSAFGNRKNLKHNAVPTVFAFQGPPQLVRENTDPAGPSGDAASEKGKVSLPCCRWPPLPCLSQVLPETGAGEGGPGRKVDTTLEAPQLPLDAGGPGAQVPLHRPEATGVPGQPASPMQPSDHSYALLDLDALKKKLFLTLKENEKLRRRLKAQRLVMRKMSSRLRACGVGQPGLQARLWPGQQS
- the THAP3 gene encoding THAP domain-containing protein 3 isoform X2, translated to MPKSCAARQCCNRYSNRRKQLTFHRFPFSRPELLKEWVLNIGRGDFEPKQHTVICSEHFRPECFSAFGNRKNLKHNAVPTVFAFQGPPQLVRENTDPAGPSGDAASEKGKVLPETGAGEGGPGRKVDTTLEAPQLPLDAGGPGAQVPLHRPEATGVPGQPASPMQPSDHSYALLDLDALKKKLFLTLKENEKLRRRLKAQRLVMRKMSSRLRACGVGQPGLQARLWPGQQS
- the DNAJC11 gene encoding dnaJ homolog subfamily C member 11, which translates into the protein MATALSEEELDNEDYYSLLNVRREASSEELKAAYRRLCMLYHPDKHRDPELKLQAERLFNLVHQAYEVLSDPQTRAIYDIYGKRGLEMEGWEVVERRRTPAEIREEFERLQREREERRLQQRTNPKGTISVGIDATDLFDRYEEEYEDVSGSGFPQIEINKMHISQSIEAPLTASDTAILSGSLSTQNGNGGGSINFALRRVTSAKGWGELEFGAGDLQGPLFGLKLFRNLTPRCFVTTNCALQFSSRGIRPGLTTVLARNLDKNTVGYLQWRWGIQSAMNTSIVRDTKTSHFTVALQLGIPHSFALISYQHKFQDDDQTRVKGSLKAGFFGTVVEYGAERKISRHSVLGAAVSVGVPQGVSLKVKLNRASQTYFFPIHLTDQLLPSAVFYATVGPLVLYFALHRLVIGPYLRAQKEKELEKQRESTATDILQKKQEAEAAVQLMQESVRRIIEAEESRMGLIIVNAWYGKFVNDKSKKSEKVKVIDVTVPLQCLVKDSKLILTEASKAGLPGFYDPCVGEEKNLKVLYQFRGVLHQVMALDSETLRIPKQSHRIDTDG